A window from Bacteroidia bacterium encodes these proteins:
- a CDS encoding peptidoglycan DD-metalloendopeptidase family protein: MRFIVKSPEMKALLPSLLLLLAVALSLGPEPVAFGSGGNASKKKKELEEKKKKLQQEIEYKKKLLDEVKGNKSRSMLLLAIINNKMKDQEDLIQTLNAELNELGVLIDQKKTEIRHAEDDLARLKAEYARMVISAYKGRNANDKLLFLFASEDFGQAYKRLKYFEVYTHHRALRAKELAGQRDALRERMLELENKKSEQHSLLGQSEDEKRSLGKQKDEKETLIGDLKKKEKELKDEVKKKKEMADKIKKQIDKLIEEEIRKYATREPDPKADPKKKTPKIKLTPEEELVNTGFEGNRGKLPWPVKEGVIVQHFGTYLHPELKNIELNSNGVDITTNKGAGVRAVYDGEVVVAGSLGAVAGKVVIIKHGEYFTVYQGLEELNVKKGDKVKTKQQIGIVIINDNNESELHFEIYRGKSLQDPEHWISRA, from the coding sequence ATGAGGTTCATCGTAAAAAGCCCTGAAATGAAAGCGCTCCTTCCCTCCCTCCTCCTCCTCCTGGCCGTTGCCCTGAGTCTCGGCCCTGAGCCCGTAGCCTTCGGGAGCGGAGGAAACGCCAGCAAGAAGAAAAAAGAACTGGAGGAGAAGAAAAAAAAATTACAGCAAGAGATCGAATACAAGAAAAAACTTCTGGATGAGGTAAAGGGAAACAAAAGCCGGTCCATGCTTCTGCTGGCAATCATCAATAACAAAATGAAAGATCAGGAAGATCTTATTCAAACGCTGAATGCGGAGCTCAATGAATTGGGTGTGCTGATCGATCAGAAAAAAACGGAAATCCGGCACGCAGAAGACGATCTGGCCAGGCTGAAAGCCGAATACGCCCGCATGGTAATTTCCGCCTACAAGGGCCGGAATGCCAACGATAAACTTCTTTTTCTTTTTGCTTCCGAAGATTTCGGACAGGCTTACAAACGGCTGAAGTATTTTGAAGTATATACGCACCACCGGGCACTCCGGGCAAAAGAACTTGCCGGACAGCGAGATGCCCTTCGTGAGCGCATGCTTGAACTGGAAAATAAAAAATCTGAACAGCATTCTCTGCTTGGCCAAAGCGAAGATGAAAAACGATCACTCGGGAAGCAGAAGGATGAAAAAGAAACCCTGATAGGCGATCTGAAGAAAAAAGAGAAAGAGCTTAAGGATGAGGTGAAGAAAAAGAAAGAGATGGCCGACAAGATCAAAAAACAGATCGACAAGCTGATTGAAGAAGAAATCCGGAAATATGCCACCCGGGAACCCGATCCCAAAGCCGACCCTAAAAAGAAAACACCAAAGATCAAACTGACGCCTGAAGAAGAGCTGGTGAATACCGGCTTTGAAGGTAACCGGGGAAAATTACCCTGGCCCGTAAAGGAAGGTGTTATTGTACAGCATTTCGGCACCTATTTACATCCCGAACTGAAGAATATTGAACTAAACAGCAATGGGGTGGATATTACCACAAACAAAGGGGCGGGGGTGCGTGCTGTCTATGATGGCGAGGTGGTGGTGGCCGGTTCTCTCGGAGCGGTTGCCGGGAAGGTGGTAATTATCAAACACGGAGAATATTTCACTGTGTATCAGGGACTGGAGGAGTTGAATGTGAAAAAAGGTGATAAGGTAAAAACCAAGCAACAGATCGGGATAGTGATTATTAACGATAACAATGAGTCAGAACTGCATTTTGAGATTTATCGCGGTAAATCACTGCAGGATCCGGAGCACTGGATCTCCCGCGCCTAG
- a CDS encoding class I SAM-dependent methyltransferase, with translation METLHQCPICEKPGFRAVQACVDYTVSRETFTISECESCGFWFTNPRPGPGEIGRYYESEEYISHSGKSRGLMGALYRRVRDYTLRRKLALVVGQHPGKREIRLLDIGCGTGEFLNVCSLAGLVVSGIEPSLKARTFAQTNYSLVVGEESQINALEKASFDVITMWHVLEHVHSLKERARQIYSLLSAGGVAVIAVPNRSSWDAEKYKSEWAAYDLPRHLYHFRREDIQRLFEAEGFRLTGTLPMKFDSYYVSMLSDRNTGRGSLLGSTWNGLVSNLKASTRDGTWSSQIYILKK, from the coding sequence ATGGAGACTTTACATCAATGCCCAATATGTGAAAAGCCCGGATTCAGGGCTGTTCAGGCCTGCGTGGATTACACTGTTTCACGTGAAACATTTACTATCTCTGAATGTGAGAGCTGCGGGTTTTGGTTCACTAATCCCAGGCCGGGACCGGGCGAGATTGGGCGATATTACGAGAGCGAGGAATATATTTCTCATAGTGGAAAGTCCAGGGGACTGATGGGAGCTTTGTATCGCCGGGTGAGGGATTATACACTAAGGAGAAAGCTTGCTCTGGTGGTTGGTCAGCATCCGGGAAAACGAGAGATTCGCCTGCTGGATATTGGTTGCGGAACCGGGGAATTCTTAAACGTCTGTTCCCTTGCAGGACTTGTCGTTAGCGGAATAGAGCCCTCCCTCAAGGCAAGAACATTTGCCCAAACGAATTACTCGCTGGTGGTAGGGGAGGAGAGCCAGATTAATGCGCTGGAGAAGGCTTCATTCGATGTAATAACAATGTGGCATGTCCTGGAGCATGTTCATTCTCTTAAAGAGCGCGCGAGGCAGATCTACTCTTTGTTGTCTGCAGGAGGTGTGGCTGTTATTGCTGTGCCTAACCGCTCTTCTTGGGATGCGGAAAAGTATAAGTCGGAGTGGGCAGCCTACGATTTACCAAGGCACCTTTATCACTTCAGGAGAGAGGATATCCAGAGGCTGTTTGAAGCGGAAGGATTTCGTTTAACAGGAACACTGCCCATGAAATTCGATAGCTATTACGTAAGTATGCTTAGCGACCGAAACACCGGCAGGGGAAGCCTGCTTGGTTCCACGTGGAACGGTCTTGTCTCAAACCTGAAGGCAAGCACACGGGATGGCACCTGGTCATCGCAGATTTATATTCTCAAAAAGTAG
- a CDS encoding twin-arginine translocase TatA/TatE family subunit yields the protein MTQAILLWSLGTTEIILIVAVILLMFGGKKIPELMRGLGQGVREFKDASKGDKKDNSPEKNS from the coding sequence ATGACGCAAGCCATCCTTCTCTGGTCTCTCGGCACTACGGAGATCATACTTATCGTAGCGGTGATTCTTCTGATGTTCGGAGGCAAGAAAATTCCCGAACTGATGCGCGGTCTCGGTCAGGGAGTTCGTGAATTCAAGGATGCTTCCAAAGGCGATAAGAAAGATAATTCGCCGGAGAAAAACAGCTGA
- a CDS encoding lactate utilization protein, with amino-acid sequence MSREFIDSFLDAAGQKVFDAEHRRKLRFNITQYDKKVVEGKKQYEQLELARQRASAIKTRVIDHLDKYLIEFEANFLKRGGKVLWAQDAEECMSEVVKIMQALGYKSVVKSKSMTTEEVHFNHHVEKFGMESLETDLGEYIQQLRNEPPYHIVTPAMHLSKEDVAKTFHEKQGTPPDWKPQDIVSHVRKLLREKYVKAEVGVTGGNFLIADIGAVAVTENEGNAMMSVAWPKIHIAIVGIEKLIPSLNDLDLFWSLLATHGTGQNITVYNTICTGPRQPGEKDGPEEMYVILLDNGRTNLLAQPEQRRGLHCIRCGACLNACPIYQGVGGHAYNTTYSGPIGSVITPHMRGMSDFKHLSYSSSLCGRCTEVCPVKIDIHHLLLLNRRDSVAEKTTGKTENWTWYFWKKAMMKRSVMEKGGAKLKNFMLRQFFRKSWGDRREMPEVAPKSFNQLWKEQRGK; translated from the coding sequence ATGAGCAGGGAATTTATAGACTCCTTTTTGGATGCCGCAGGGCAAAAGGTGTTTGATGCGGAACACCGGCGAAAGCTGCGCTTCAACATTACCCAGTATGACAAAAAGGTGGTGGAAGGGAAAAAACAGTATGAGCAGCTGGAGCTGGCCCGGCAACGCGCTTCCGCAATCAAGACCAGGGTCATAGATCACCTGGATAAATACCTGATCGAATTCGAGGCAAATTTTTTAAAACGGGGCGGAAAAGTTCTTTGGGCCCAGGATGCGGAAGAGTGCATGTCGGAGGTGGTGAAGATCATGCAGGCGCTGGGATATAAAAGCGTTGTTAAATCCAAATCTATGACCACCGAAGAGGTCCACTTTAATCACCATGTGGAAAAATTCGGAATGGAATCACTCGAAACAGATCTTGGGGAATATATCCAGCAGCTTCGCAACGAACCACCGTATCATATTGTAACTCCTGCCATGCACCTTTCAAAAGAAGACGTGGCAAAAACATTTCATGAAAAACAGGGTACACCACCCGACTGGAAGCCGCAGGACATTGTATCTCATGTGAGAAAATTGCTGAGAGAGAAATATGTAAAAGCGGAAGTGGGAGTTACCGGCGGAAATTTCCTGATTGCGGACATCGGAGCAGTTGCAGTTACAGAAAACGAGGGGAATGCCATGATGTCGGTTGCATGGCCGAAGATTCATATCGCAATTGTTGGAATTGAAAAGCTTATTCCCTCTCTCAACGACCTGGACCTTTTCTGGTCGCTGCTTGCTACACACGGCACGGGACAGAATATTACGGTATATAATACCATTTGCACAGGACCTCGCCAGCCGGGCGAAAAGGACGGACCTGAGGAAATGTATGTGATACTGTTGGATAACGGACGTACCAATCTGCTCGCACAGCCCGAGCAGCGCAGAGGACTGCATTGCATTCGCTGCGGCGCCTGCCTGAACGCTTGTCCGATTTATCAGGGAGTGGGTGGTCATGCCTATAATACCACTTACAGCGGCCCCATCGGAAGCGTTATTACGCCCCACATGAGAGGAATGTCCGACTTTAAGCACCTCTCCTATTCTTCTTCTCTTTGCGGCCGTTGTACAGAGGTGTGCCCGGTGAAAATCGACATTCACCATCTGCTCCTGCTTAACCGGAGAGACTCCGTTGCTGAAAAAACAACGGGAAAAACCGAGAACTGGACCTGGTACTTCTGGAAGAAAGCCATGATGAAGAGATCCGTCATGGAAAAGGGCGGGGCAAAGCTTAAAAACTTTATGCTGCGGCAATTCTTCAGAAAGTCCTGGGGCGATCGCCGGGAGATGCCTGAAGTGGCTCCGAAATCATTTAACCAGCTCTGGAAAGAACAAAGAGGTAAATAA
- the gatA gene encoding Asp-tRNA(Asn)/Glu-tRNA(Gln) amidotransferase subunit GatA: protein MLPKAIRKIIRRRKTAEFLPLIVNYTSYTEIRPAILSGNISVTRIVEHFLGEINSHRGLNAFLEVFTDSALATSRRLDSELKEGKSGRLTGMVIAIKDNIAYAGHRVSCASRILEGYVSPYTATALQRLIQEGAVVIGRTNCDEFAMGSSNENSAFGPVKNPHDVSRVPGGSSGGSAAAVAAGLCMVALGSDTGGSIRQPASFCGVVGYKPTYGRVSRYGLLAYASSFDQIGPLSRNVSDAVLAMEIMAGKDEMDATSLSRPFHLKKEKYNGEKVRAAYLKDCLEHPALDPEVKKNTLAVIESLRKAGHTVEGVDFPYIDYLVPAYYVLTTAEASSNLSRYDGVHFGYRSHAATDLESTYRLSRSEGFGDEVKRRIMLGTFVLSAGYYDAYYSKAQKVRQVLRKKTNDIFSNYHLILSPTTPGAAFRHGEISDPIKMYLEDIFTVLANESGCPAISLPLCTLPGGLPAGTQFMAPQGKDEWLLTFAEHLVPL, encoded by the coding sequence ATGCTTCCAAAGGCGATAAGAAAGATAATTCGCCGGAGAAAAACAGCTGAGTTCCTCCCGCTTATCGTGAATTACACTTCATATACGGAGATTCGTCCCGCCATTCTCTCCGGAAACATCTCCGTTACCCGGATCGTTGAACATTTTTTGGGTGAAATTAATTCACACCGGGGGTTGAACGCCTTTCTGGAGGTTTTTACAGATTCAGCCCTTGCCACATCCCGGAGACTGGACAGCGAACTCAAAGAGGGCAAAAGCGGCCGCCTGACCGGAATGGTCATCGCCATAAAAGACAATATCGCCTATGCAGGCCATCGCGTTTCCTGCGCTTCCCGTATCCTCGAAGGTTACGTTTCTCCCTATACAGCCACCGCCCTTCAACGCCTGATACAAGAGGGTGCAGTGGTCATCGGACGCACCAACTGCGATGAGTTTGCAATGGGAAGCAGCAACGAAAATTCTGCATTCGGCCCGGTAAAAAACCCGCACGATGTTTCACGTGTCCCCGGAGGCTCTTCAGGAGGTTCCGCTGCTGCCGTTGCTGCCGGACTGTGTATGGTTGCGCTGGGGAGCGATACCGGAGGTTCCATCCGTCAGCCCGCTTCCTTCTGCGGTGTGGTGGGATATAAACCAACCTACGGACGGGTTTCCCGCTATGGTCTTCTCGCCTATGCTTCCTCGTTCGATCAGATCGGACCGTTGAGCCGTAACGTAAGCGACGCTGTGCTGGCTATGGAGATTATGGCCGGAAAAGATGAAATGGACGCCACCTCGCTTTCGCGCCCGTTCCATCTGAAAAAAGAAAAATACAACGGAGAAAAGGTGCGCGCAGCCTATCTGAAAGATTGCCTGGAGCACCCTGCCCTGGATCCGGAAGTGAAAAAAAACACGCTGGCTGTTATTGAGTCCCTGCGCAAAGCAGGACATACGGTGGAAGGGGTGGATTTCCCGTATATTGATTACCTGGTGCCTGCCTACTATGTTCTTACTACAGCGGAAGCCTCTTCTAATCTTTCCCGTTACGACGGCGTTCATTTCGGATACCGAAGCCATGCGGCTACCGATCTTGAAAGCACCTACCGGCTTTCCCGCTCCGAAGGCTTCGGAGATGAGGTAAAGCGCCGCATCATGCTGGGAACTTTTGTGCTCAGCGCCGGATATTACGATGCGTATTATTCCAAAGCGCAAAAAGTAAGGCAGGTGTTACGGAAAAAAACCAACGACATCTTCTCAAATTACCACCTCATCCTCTCTCCTACTACCCCCGGAGCTGCGTTCCGCCACGGCGAAATTTCTGATCCCATAAAAATGTACCTGGAAGATATTTTTACCGTTCTGGCCAACGAATCAGGATGTCCTGCTATTTCACTTCCGCTCTGCACTCTTCCCGGCGGACTACCTGCAGGAACCCAGTTTATGGCTCCTCAGGGTAAGGATGAATGGCTTTTGACCTTCGCGGAACATCTTGTGCCTCTGTAA
- a CDS encoding M28 family peptidase: MLKAFLAILFLPAFMWSQYDSVAARYAQFIDRKDLKKHLQIFAGDKFEGRESGKKGQKKAAKYLASEFKKNGALPPGDTSYFQVYEINTRDKDTTQKTIIKLKSENVIAFIEGTDLKNEFIVISAHYDHLGKKLKVVYNGADDDGSGSVTLLELAQAFAEAKRNGHGPRRSIVFIGFSGEEKGLLGSKYYVKHPVYPLAKTVCNLNIDMIGRVDKKHVADSNYVYVIGSDKISTQVHNTNEESNYIYTRLTLDYTFNDIEDKNRFYYRSDHYNFARNGVPVIFYFNGVHEDYHRESDEEHKIIYPLLEKRARLVFFTAWMIANDPAPILRNKSSK; the protein is encoded by the coding sequence ATGCTGAAGGCTTTTCTGGCGATACTCTTCCTTCCGGCTTTTATGTGGTCACAATACGATTCTGTGGCGGCGCGCTATGCACAGTTTATTGACAGGAAAGATCTGAAAAAGCACCTGCAGATATTTGCAGGAGATAAATTCGAAGGAAGAGAATCCGGAAAGAAAGGACAGAAAAAGGCGGCGAAATATCTGGCTTCCGAATTTAAAAAGAACGGAGCGCTTCCGCCAGGAGATACCTCTTATTTTCAGGTTTATGAAATCAACACGCGGGACAAAGACACAACACAAAAAACAATAATAAAACTTAAATCAGAAAACGTGATCGCCTTTATTGAGGGCACGGATCTGAAGAATGAGTTTATTGTGATCTCTGCGCATTATGATCATCTTGGGAAAAAGCTAAAGGTTGTGTATAACGGTGCGGACGACGATGGATCAGGAAGCGTTACTCTTTTGGAACTGGCACAGGCTTTTGCTGAAGCAAAGCGGAACGGCCATGGCCCGAGAAGAAGCATTGTTTTTATCGGCTTTTCAGGAGAGGAAAAAGGACTGCTCGGCTCAAAGTATTATGTAAAACATCCGGTATACCCTCTGGCTAAAACCGTATGTAACCTGAATATCGACATGATCGGCAGAGTGGACAAGAAACATGTTGCCGACAGCAATTATGTATATGTGATTGGATCCGATAAGATCAGCACCCAGGTTCATAATACGAACGAAGAATCGAACTATATTTATACCCGCCTCACCCTGGACTATACCTTCAACGATATTGAAGACAAAAACCGATTTTATTACCGTTCCGATCACTATAATTTTGCAAGGAACGGGGTTCCTGTTATCTTTTATTTTAACGGCGTACACGAGGATTATCACCGGGAAAGCGACGAAGAGCATAAGATCATTTATCCGCTCCTGGAAAAAAGAGCCCGCCTTGTTTTCTTCACAGCATGGATGATTGCCAACGATCCGGCACCAATCCTGCGAAATAAAAGCAGTAAATGA
- a CDS encoding DUF4292 domain-containing protein, whose protein sequence is MKCGRIILWPVLLCVILSLIPACRHRKETVTAPPLDSLGKCRLDYKSAKTLTALLQQNQLHYTYFSGKFDAELLVDGKKQEFTVVLRMKKDSVIWMSIIDPVLGAVEAARLLLTQDSIKMMDRIHKTAFVGTYDTLCSLLHTDIDFEILQSIITGNHVAFYEEEEKLRPGIDRVLCQYMLGTVRKKKFRKAMTGQKELKEPAQNIWMKDGTFKVVRLFFTDIETQRTFDANYENFQQVDSVAFPYKMTFFIKAQKNLEIRFAYKRAGLNKETTFPFLIPSGYEVHRKKP, encoded by the coding sequence ATGAAATGCGGGAGAATCATACTTTGGCCGGTTTTGCTTTGCGTAATCCTGTCGCTGATACCCGCCTGCAGGCACCGGAAAGAAACGGTAACGGCGCCGCCGCTTGATTCACTCGGCAAATGTCGTCTGGATTATAAATCGGCGAAAACGCTTACCGCTCTGTTGCAGCAAAATCAATTGCACTACACCTATTTCAGTGGAAAATTTGACGCCGAGCTTCTTGTGGACGGAAAGAAACAGGAATTTACCGTGGTGCTCCGAATGAAAAAAGACAGCGTGATCTGGATGTCTATTATTGATCCTGTTCTGGGGGCCGTTGAAGCGGCACGGCTGCTTCTTACACAGGATTCGATAAAAATGATGGACCGCATTCATAAGACCGCATTTGTGGGTACATATGACACCCTTTGTTCCCTCCTGCATACCGACATTGATTTTGAAATTCTGCAAAGTATCATCACCGGAAATCACGTGGCTTTCTACGAAGAGGAGGAAAAACTTCGTCCCGGCATCGACCGGGTTCTTTGTCAATATATGCTTGGCACGGTACGAAAGAAAAAATTCCGCAAGGCCATGACGGGGCAAAAGGAGCTGAAAGAACCCGCACAGAACATCTGGATGAAAGACGGAACCTTCAAGGTGGTGCGTCTTTTCTTCACAGACATTGAGACCCAAAGGACATTTGACGCCAATTATGAGAACTTTCAGCAGGTAGATTCTGTGGCATTTCCCTATAAGATGACATTTTTCATCAAGGCTCAGAAAAACCTTGAGATCCGTTTTGCGTACAAACGAGCCGGGCTGAACAAGGAAACCACCTTTCCATTTCTGATTCCGTCCGGATATGAGGTTCATCGTAAAAAGCCCTGA
- a CDS encoding transglycosylase SLT domain-containing protein: MIRPGSIREIVLGAVFSLLSLPCLSQSAPGFQDDPIAAMLDSLVQLNIFEKTGKPLSGAAKYNYAPDSVPRFSDAIIAQRLSRLDATSPFDMVYNDQVKGYIEMYAYRKRQLMAKVLGLSELYFPLFEETLDKYNMPLELKYLAVIESALNPNAKSRAGAMGLWQFMYGTGKLYGLKVTSYLDERCDPRLATEAACQYLQFLYETFGDWQMALAAYNCGPGNINKAIRRSGGKKTYWEVRPYLPKETQGYVPSFIAVTYVMNYAAEHNLSTLSPKKGFFQIDTVHIKQTVSFAQVSAVLDIPVEDLVYLNPVYKRNHIPVLPGQTMVLTLPVSRVGSFINNESSIYKYIKEDSVLAGMITKEVQKTHTVKSGEKINSIANRYKCTVADIMTWNGLTSYKLKPGQKLTIYVPAKGTAPAPSPVVSNKKPIAPKDKTVAVNTAPGDGKYKYHIIRNGDNLWTLAQKYGTTVENLKQLNGFGKKYSLVPGQKIKIGSEKG; encoded by the coding sequence ATGATCAGGCCGGGATCCATTCGCGAAATCGTTTTAGGTGCAGTTTTTTCACTGCTTTCTCTTCCCTGCTTATCTCAGTCTGCTCCGGGCTTTCAGGACGACCCAATCGCTGCCATGCTGGATTCGCTGGTACAGCTGAACATATTTGAAAAAACCGGAAAACCTCTTTCGGGCGCTGCCAAGTATAACTACGCTCCTGACAGTGTTCCACGTTTCTCCGATGCGATCATCGCTCAGCGCCTGTCGAGACTCGATGCTACCAGTCCGTTTGATATGGTTTACAACGATCAGGTGAAGGGCTATATCGAAATGTATGCCTACCGCAAACGTCAGTTGATGGCTAAGGTGCTGGGATTATCGGAGCTTTATTTCCCTTTGTTTGAAGAAACCCTGGATAAATACAACATGCCCCTGGAATTAAAATACCTCGCTGTGATTGAATCGGCGCTGAATCCCAATGCCAAATCCAGAGCGGGTGCAATGGGATTGTGGCAATTTATGTATGGTACCGGAAAGCTATACGGGCTTAAGGTGACATCTTACCTGGATGAGCGCTGTGATCCGCGACTGGCAACGGAAGCTGCCTGCCAGTACCTGCAGTTTTTATATGAAACCTTTGGCGACTGGCAAATGGCCCTGGCCGCTTACAATTGTGGCCCCGGAAACATCAACAAGGCCATCCGGCGTTCCGGAGGTAAGAAAACGTACTGGGAGGTCCGGCCCTATCTTCCGAAAGAAACGCAGGGCTATGTACCCTCCTTCATCGCCGTGACCTATGTTATGAATTATGCAGCTGAACACAACCTGTCGACCCTGTCTCCCAAAAAAGGCTTTTTCCAGATAGATACCGTTCACATCAAGCAAACGGTATCCTTCGCACAGGTAAGTGCGGTACTGGATATACCGGTAGAAGACCTGGTTTACCTTAATCCGGTATACAAGCGAAACCATATCCCCGTTCTGCCCGGTCAAACCATGGTGCTTACGCTTCCTGTTTCAAGAGTGGGAAGCTTCATCAATAACGAGAGCTCGATTTACAAATACATCAAGGAAGACTCTGTTCTGGCGGGCATGATCACAAAGGAGGTTCAGAAAACTCACACCGTTAAAAGCGGAGAAAAGATCAATTCCATTGCGAACCGCTACAAATGTACTGTAGCAGACATAATGACGTGGAACGGTCTTACCAGCTACAAACTCAAGCCCGGTCAGAAATTAACCATTTACGTTCCTGCAAAAGGAACTGCCCCCGCCCCTTCACCGGTTGTAAGCAATAAAAAGCCCATTGCTCCAAAAGATAAAACGGTAGCAGTGAATACTGCCCCCGGGGATGGCAAGTATAAATACCATATCATACGCAATGGAGACAACCTGTGGACCCTCGCACAGAAGTACGGCACAACCGTCGAAAACCTTAAACAGCTTAATGGTTTCGGGAAAAAGTACAGCCTTGTGCCCGGACAAAAAATCAAGATTGGTAGCGAGAAAGGATAA
- the mnmG gene encoding tRNA uridine-5-carboxymethylaminomethyl(34) synthesis enzyme MnmG, whose protein sequence is MFKTYDLIVVGAGHAGCEAAAAAANMGCATLLITMDMTKMAQMSCNPAMGGIAKGQIIREIDAIGGLSGIISDRTAIQFRMLNRSKGPAMWSPRTQNDREMFTNEWRRLLERIPTLHFWQDIVTSVIVENGAAKGVRTGLGEMINANAVIITGGTFLNGIIHIGEKQFGGGRVGEGASVGITEQMVSLGIKSGRMKTGTPPRVDGRSLDFSRMELQPGDENPGTFSFLPHQSPLLSAANPSGRKQRPCHITFTNPAVHDILKTGFERSPMFTGRIQGQGPRYCPSIEDKINRFAERERHQIFVEPDGWETEEFYVNGFSTSLPEEVQFRALQQVPGFENVRFFRPGYAIEYDYFPPEQLYPTLESKAVEGLYFAGQVNGTTGYEEAACQGLSAGINAVLKIRGKEPFVLKRSEAYIGVLIDDLVTKGTEEPYRMFTSRAEYRILLRQDNADERLTEISASIGLAGEDRVKCKREKYDAVEGLVKRFKSDSISPEQINAVLTAKGSAPIRQKTKMFGLLTRPDMRIKDFAEQGMPLVEEIMLSAELVVEAAEIRMKYEGYIDKESSEAEKLKRLEGIQISADFDYDKLNSLSSEARQKLGQIRPRTIGQALRISGVSPSDISVLMVYLGR, encoded by the coding sequence GTGTTCAAAACCTATGACCTGATCGTTGTTGGGGCGGGGCATGCTGGCTGTGAAGCCGCCGCCGCCGCCGCAAATATGGGCTGCGCCACATTGCTCATTACAATGGACATGACCAAAATGGCCCAGATGAGCTGTAACCCTGCAATGGGAGGTATAGCTAAAGGTCAGATAATCAGGGAGATAGACGCTATTGGAGGACTTTCAGGGATTATTAGCGACCGAACGGCCATTCAGTTCAGAATGCTAAACCGTTCAAAGGGACCGGCTATGTGGAGTCCGAGAACCCAGAACGACCGGGAAATGTTTACCAATGAATGGAGAAGGCTACTGGAGAGGATACCAACCCTTCACTTCTGGCAGGACATTGTTACTTCGGTTATTGTAGAAAATGGTGCGGCGAAAGGAGTTCGCACCGGCCTTGGAGAAATGATAAATGCAAATGCAGTGATCATTACCGGTGGCACTTTTCTCAATGGTATTATTCATATTGGAGAAAAGCAGTTTGGAGGAGGAAGGGTTGGCGAAGGAGCGTCTGTTGGGATAACGGAGCAGATGGTCTCGCTCGGAATTAAATCCGGTAGAATGAAGACGGGCACTCCTCCAAGAGTTGACGGACGCTCGCTCGATTTTTCCAGAATGGAATTACAACCCGGAGATGAAAATCCGGGAACGTTTTCTTTTTTACCTCATCAATCTCCCCTACTCTCTGCAGCTAACCCGAGTGGACGTAAACAGCGACCCTGTCATATCACTTTTACTAATCCGGCGGTGCATGATATTCTTAAGACAGGCTTTGAAAGGTCACCGATGTTCACGGGAAGAATTCAGGGACAAGGACCGCGGTATTGTCCGAGTATAGAGGACAAAATTAACCGGTTTGCGGAGCGTGAGCGTCACCAGATTTTTGTTGAACCGGATGGATGGGAAACCGAGGAGTTTTATGTGAACGGATTCTCTACCTCTCTTCCTGAGGAGGTACAATTCAGAGCCCTTCAGCAGGTACCCGGGTTTGAGAATGTAAGGTTCTTTAGGCCCGGATACGCTATTGAGTATGATTATTTCCCTCCTGAGCAGCTCTACCCTACCCTGGAATCAAAGGCTGTTGAGGGGTTGTATTTCGCGGGCCAGGTTAACGGAACAACAGGATACGAGGAAGCGGCATGCCAGGGACTATCGGCTGGGATAAACGCAGTGTTAAAAATCAGAGGAAAGGAGCCCTTTGTGCTTAAGAGGTCGGAAGCATACATTGGAGTGCTTATAGATGATTTGGTTACAAAGGGCACAGAGGAGCCCTACAGGATGTTTACATCCAGAGCAGAATACAGAATTCTTTTACGGCAGGATAACGCAGACGAGCGGCTAACGGAGATTTCAGCAAGCATTGGGCTGGCTGGGGAAGATAGAGTGAAGTGCAAAAGGGAAAAGTATGATGCAGTAGAGGGGTTGGTTAAACGATTCAAAAGCGATAGCATTTCTCCTGAGCAGATAAACGCTGTGCTTACGGCGAAGGGTAGCGCGCCTATTCGGCAGAAAACAAAAATGTTTGGATTACTTACGAGACCGGACATGCGAATCAAAGATTTCGCAGAGCAGGGAATGCCTTTGGTAGAAGAAATTATGCTTAGCGCGGAATTGGTAGTGGAGGCAGCCGAGATTCGGATGAAATACGAAGGATACATAGACAAGGAAAGCAGCGAGGCAGAGAAGCTGAAGCGCCTGGAAGGAATCCAGATTTCTGCAGATTTTGATTATGACAAATTGAATTCCCTGAGTTCTGAGGCCAGGCAAAAGCTGGGACAGATTCGTCCCAGAACCATTGGGCAGGCGCTAAGGATCAGCGGAGTCAGCCCCAGCGACATTTCTGTTTTGATGGTTTATCTCGGCAGGTGA